TCGGTCCCGCAGCACGGACGTTATCGCGCACCCATGAAGCGAATTTCTGGTCGGCAGCAAGTTCACGCAGCCGTTCAAACTCTTGTTTTCTCTCCTCTAACTTGCCTTCTAATTTCTCAACCGTCGCAGAAACGTTCTCAAGTGTTTTCTCTTTCTCCGACCGTTGACCCGAGAGCGTGTTGATCTGCTTGTTGTAATCCGCAATCTGCTCACCGAGCGTCTCATACTCGTCAGTGTCAAACGCTTCATTCTCAGCCTCTAGCTTGTCAGAGAGGTCTTCACCCTCGTCGTTGAGCGACTCAAGTGTCTCCTCAATCTCCGCTACGGCTGCTTGGCGTTCCTCCAGCTTTTCAGCAGCCTGTTTATTCCGTTCAAACTGTTGGTAGGCCTCTTCGGTTTCACTGAGCGTTTCTTTTACTGCTTCAAGCTCGTCTTCGACATCACCGAACTCATCAATCTCTTCGTCTAACCGTTCGATTTCTGCGTCTACAGACTCAATCGACTCTTCGACTTCACCAAGTTCACTCGGCGCATCAGCGTACTCATCGACTTGGGCCTTCGCTGTGTAGTACGCATCATTCGCATCTTCAAGCGAATCACGCTCTTCTTGCAATCCTGGTAATTCATCAATTGCTTCTCTGAGCGAGACTATTCGTTCCCGAGTCTCATTTCGCTCCCCGTTGAGTTCACGAAGGTCATCCTGTAACTCAGAGACTTGGTTCCGACGCATATCAAGCTTCGAAACTCGCTTTTCGACCTTTTCAGCCTCGGACAACTCTGCCTCTAATTCCGAGATCTCCTGAGCAAGAGCTTCTTGTTGACTCTGTATCTCTTCGATTCGGGCTTCACGCTCTTCGATGAGATCTGTGCGATGATCTGCCTTCAGCGATTTTCCACAGGTCGGACACGGAGCGTCTACTTCCGCATCTTCAAGCTGCTCAAGTTTCTCCTTCAGATCGGTTTCTTCCGCATTCAACGATGCAATTTCTGCTTTTATTTCGCCAATTTCCTCACGCAGGTCAGCTGCATCAACAACCTTCGCTGCCTCAGCCTCAACCTCCTCAATAATTTCAACTTCTTCACGAAGCTCGGTGAGTGTGTCTCTTGCATCAGAATCAAGATCTGAAATCTCACCTTCCAACCGCTCGACAGTCTTTTGATCAGCTTCTAATTCAGAAATACGGTCTTCAAGTTCCTCATAGCGGTCCTTTTGAGCCTCGTACTCTTCGAGATTCTCTCGAGCCACCTCGTGTTTTTTAACCTGCTCTTCGAGTGCTTCTTGCCGGATTTCGAGCTTCCCGAGTTCCGCTTCTTGTTCCTGTTGTTCCGTCCGTAATTTCTCTAACTCATCGATCTGTTCCTCAAGTGCTTCCTGCTGAGCCTTCGCATCACGATACTCTTCGTACCCTTCACGAGCCTCTTCGCACTTCCTTTCGGCCTCTCGCGCAGTTTTGAGCTCAGTTTCTGCTACTTCGAGAGCCGACTCTTTCGCCTCAATCGCTTGTTCGTTCTGCTCGATATCTCCTTCAATCTCTGCAATTCGACCTTCGATAGCCTCCAACTCCTCGTATCTGTCTTCGGCCTTTGTAAGCTCGGCTTCTGCTGAAGAAATTTCCGCTGACAACTCGTCAATTTCCGCTTCTAATCGTGCTCTGTCTTCTCGTTCCTCAGGGAGACTCTGCACTTCCCCCGTGAGCTCACGGATCTCCTCTCGCACCTGTCCGCGTTCGGCTTTAATTTGATCTGGAACTCCTTTTAGAGTGCTCCAAGACTCCTCATACGCGTCAATATTCAGTAGCTCATCAAACGTTGACTTCCGTGCTGCCGGTCGCTGTGCGAAATCAGAGAGAAACCGTGTTTGAGGCACCCCGATACACGACTCCCACAGATTCCCCAACTCATCGCTATCCTTCAGATCAAACCTCGCACAAAGCCACTTCATCAACGCTTTCTTCGAATCGATATCCTGATCGATCCACTCATCGCGCTCGCCATCATACCGCGCAACACCGTATTTCGAATACCCGGCAGACCGAGTTACACGGTACCTCTGTAATCCGTCTGCTTCATCCAGTTCGATCGTGACCTCCACAGTCCCTGAAGATGCGCCTTCCCGAACAAACTCCTTATTATTGAACGGAAGCGAATCAAAAAGCGCAAACCCAATTGCCTCCTGAATCGTCGACTTCCCAGACCCGTTCTTACCGAGAATCGCAGTCACACCCCCACGAAGCGAAATCGTTGTTCTATCCTCGTACGACTTGATATTCTCTAATGTAACATCGATAATCTTCATTCGCTATCACCCTCAACCACAGCAGCGTCCCGGTCAGCACCACCAGTCTCAGCTTCCTCCTCAGCGTTCCCGAAGGGGTCCTCTTCAACATCCAGCACTACACCATCAGCGGCCTCTGGGAACAGGTCTCGGCGACTGCTTGAAACAACATCAACGATATCGTCTGTGTTCTCTCCGTCCTGTGCCATGCGGTGCGCGTCACCGAGAAGCGTCGCCACCGACTCAGACTGCTCACTGTATTCAGATTCAGTCGCAATCGTTTCGAAAACCCGTTTTTCAAGCGCTGCAGTCTGCAGCCGACCGTTAATGAACACCTCATCATCATCAAGATCAGCGAGCAGCTCCTGGATCTCTGCGGTTGTCACACGACTCGTGTTCGTTTGTACGTATAACGCATTACACGCTGTTCCAGCTTGTTCAGCGAGTTCGTCAACTCGGAAACTACCTCTGTCAAACTGAAGCGTTCCAACGAACCGAAGATCAAGAAGTGGCTCACGATGATCACTCCCTAACAGGAACTCTTCTCGCCCCAACATCTCTCGAAGAGAAGCTTGTTGCTCCTCAATGTGTTCACCGAACGCTGTTTCGAGTTCACCTGCCGAATCAAATGGTGTCACATCAAGCTCAATAGTGAAGAATGGGCGTCGTCGAGATGAGTTGTGGACAACGTCGTGAGCAAGTTGGCCGGGACCCTCATACTCATCGTCTGCCTGACTCAGCTCCACATTGTAGTAGCCATGCTCCCAGTCATCACGTGCTTCTGCCGTGGAGTGGGCCTCGGGTGATCCTGGATTGAAAATCCAGCCACTGGCGTCGTAACACTTGTGAATGTGACCCAACGCTAAGTAATCCACTTCTTGTCGTACCTCTCGTAGTTCCGCGTGCGTCACGTTCCCTCCGAGTGCAGGTACCTCGTCCTCGATACCGAAGTGACCCAATAGAACCGTGTATTCAGCCTGACCGTACTCCTCTGCAGTTCTTTGAATACCGGTAGCGATTTGTTCAAGCGCAGTATCTGTTCGAGCTCCGCGCCATTGCAATCCGAATACACGAACCGTCCCATCCGGTGTTTCTATATCATAGAACCCTGAGTCGTCTCCCGGATCTTCGGCGTCGTATTGTTCGAACCTAGCAGCTTCAGACTCACTCTCTAGATCCGCTTCCAGTAATACGATGTGTCCCCGGCGGTGGAGATAGTTTAGCCACGTCACTTCACGCGGCGTCAAGTTCTCGTCGTGATTACCCCGAGAAACGAGAACCGGAACATCGTCAGGAACGACGTTAAGTCCCTTCTCAGCAGCTTCCAACACTTTCGGGCGAAGATCACGCGAGTGAAACAGATCACCAGGCAGGACGATCGCATCAGGGTCATCCTGCATGATAAGCTGTAACGTCGCTTCGAACGTGTTCATCATATCATCTTCTCGCTGCTTCAGTCCGTATTGCCGATGTCCAAGATGGATGTCTGCAAGATGTGCAAATTTCATTTGTTCTGTCCTTGTAATGTGTTTAGACGTATGGAACTCCTCTGATAAGTTCCCCGTTAATAAGATACCCTTCACGTGCAGACTCAGCGCATTTGTCCGCATAATACGTCGTTATCGGCAGTCGAGTGCTCCCCTGATCACTTCCGATGTGGCTTTCGCTGAGCCAGTACACTTGTTCTAAGAGCGTTTGCATCGGAGTGTCACCAGCCCGTCGAACAACGCGAAGAGCTCGTGGAGTTCCCAACCCGTCGCTCTCGTCAAATTCTGGTCGACCAGTAGTCGTAAGGAAACCAAATTCATCATTCTGAGCGATGAACAGTTGTCCTTTGTGATCAATCTGGAAATCCCCGTTTTGGAGTATTGCTGCGCGTGGAGCACCGCTTTTTCGAACATCTACAATATCGATTTCAATCCCTATCTCATCGAAGGGTTCTACAATGGTATCGACATCTTCGAATACACGTCCATCACGGTGAATGACAATGTTACTCGGTGAGTCACCTTCTGCTCGAACAAATTCTCTGTTCACGTCTTTGAGGATATCAATGATTGCGTCCTCATCAAACGTTTCTCCAGACTGGAGTGACTGTGTTTTTGAAACGAATACTGTCCCGTCCGCCAAAACCACGTTCGCACTCGCTCCGAGGAACTGACCTGTTTTCGGATCACGCGTCGCATCTAACCCCACGAAGCAATCCACCTCACCAGGCATCTCATCGACACGCCATGGAATCCCTCCAGCACCTGCAACCAGTCCAAGTGCAGTATTACGAACCGCCCATTTGTTGTCGAGATTATCCTCTCGAATCATTTACGATGGGATCGCCTGCTTCCCAAGTGCCTTTTTGAATTCCGCGTATGGATCGTCGATATCACCATTCCGAATGCGTGTATCGTTTGGTGAAGGCACGACCGCTAGCACGGCATCAACATCATCGATCATCGCCACTGAATTACTGTAGTTTACCGCACTACCGAGTTCATACTCTGTGTACGATGTTTCGTCTGGCTCACAACCCCAAGATCTGAGCTGTTTTTCCAACCGGTCACGAAGCTGCTTGAACTGGTCAGCGCAACACTCAGGTACAAGATACTGTATTTTGAAAGACGACGGGCGGCTATGTGCTCCGTACTTTCGTAGTCCTGTAGATGGAAGGCTTGTTGTCTGATTATCTCTGAATCTGAGATTGTTCGACCGGTCAACTGTCGAAGACATGAACGAGAGACTCGGTCCGACTGGTGTCGAGGTGATCCGAGAATCGATCCCCGAAAGAGGATCTAAATCATCGACGAACTCGATTGCTTTTCGAAACCTTTCATCAGGGAGCATCTTCGCAGCACGATCCCACTTCCTGTGGAACTCTGGAGCCAGTTTTTTTACTACCTCTTTTTTCGGAGACACTCGGAGGAGATCCGGGACATGGATATCTGTATTATCGTTATGCGGATTGTACTGAATCTCAATTAATTGTGGATTCTTCGATCTGAGCTGTTCAGAGAGTTCATCGGAAATTCGGCCCTGTTGTTCATACCAGTCAGCAAGCGACTGACCTCCAAAATCAGGAATTGGGTCGGTGTATCGCTTGTCAGCGAAGCCTTTGAGTGTTCCACTGCCAGGCTTCGAATATGTTTCTGGATCATGTTCAACATGTGTGCCAACCAGTTCGTCTACGGTCGCGTTTATTTGCTCAATGTACTCGTCGACAGTAACTCGACTTCGTGCATGATGGCTGAGTTCGATTCCAGCAAACCCATCACCAGATGGAAACAGATCAAGACGAACACTGTAGGAGAGACACGCTTCGAAGAGACCATCAGGCCCTTTGATAACCGGTTGCTTGGTGTGAATACGATCCACACGTCCGGTTTCATAAACATCGTCATCGACTGTCTTCTTCACTAACTGTTGGAGCAACCGAACGATTTGCTCGTTATCGGATTTATCATCAGCGTATAGAGTGGTCCGTGTCTCATCTGTGAGAGTGAATGGATCTGGAAGGTCAACAGACATCGGGTCCGTTGTAATAATAGACATCGCCCCCACAACCGAGACACCAGCACCACTGCACGCGCGGAGATACCCTGCAAGGCGGTACGTCTCATTCATAGGATCATCGTCAAAGACGGCCGTTGCCTCAATACTGTACTGATATACTTTCAATTCCTCAAAACTCCGATCAAACTCAAACAGCGACAAATACGGTACGCCATCATCAAGAGAGTCTAATAGTGTGGGTGAATTTGTCTGATCATCGCTTGTCGGAGCTTCGATTGGTTCAGCATCGAGCTGGTATGATCCGTTCAGGCTTTTTTTATTCTTGAACTCGTTTCCTTTTGCGTTCGTGAGTTCGTACCAGCGACCTTCTTCCCACGCAAAATCGCTCAATGCATTGTTTTTCCAGAGAGCAAGAGGGAACTCATTACCAGCCGTATCACAGACTTTGAGTCGATTAGCCATTTTGTCTGTCGTACAACTCAGTTTGGAGAGTACCTGAACTCGGATATCGATTTTTTCGCCGTCTTCGATGTCAGCCTGGGTAACCATCTACCTCTGTAATAGTAGGCATTTAACATATAACTTCCTACTAAGCGAATCTCAAACACGCTAAAAATAACTTAGCATCAATAGATGTTCTAAAAGTCTAAAAAAGAGTGATGGACGGTTAGAGAACTCTATTCACAACAAGAAGAAACCAATTCGAGATGAGATGATAGTAGAAATCAACCACACTTACTACATCAATAGAAATAGGGGGCTGTTTGACCACAGCAATTGAGAAATAGAAACATTAGGATGAGCTAACTTTTATAAAATTAGATTAGAGATAACTACCATGTCTGAAACCGAGCGCTCGCAGAATTTTATTACTGATGCTAAGCATCATAACGGGTGGTGGAGCGATGAGACCTCACAAAGCCTATCACGAGCGGTAGCTCTCACACCCCGATCCGATTTTTATAATATATTCAAAATAACCAGCAATAAACGCGAAGATGGTGCTGAGAATCTCACTTATTCGATCTTTGGACAAACAGGGATCGGAAAAACAACGTTACTTCATCAACTCATAGCAGCTCTACTCAATACCGTAGACTTCCCCGACAACAATCAAAATATTAGTCTCGAATCCTCAGTCTCTCCTCGCCAAGTCCTCTACGTCCCTTTAGAAGACTCACTCTACCATTTAGAACACCCCGACAAAGGCATCAAACCTCTTGAAAAAGTCATTGACTACTTCAAAACACACGTTGCGCCCCGACAAGGTCCTAAATTCATTTTCATAGATGATGTCAACGCACTAAATATCACCGAGGACAAGAAATCAGCACTTCTCGATATTGTCGACAACGAGACCTACCTATTCTTAACCGGTATCGTAGCAAAACAAACCACACTCTCTGGATTATCGGGAGCAGACAAAATCGACGAGATAATCGGACCAATACCAATACTCCCGATGAAATTCGTTGATGCAATCAAAACAGAAGGCGTACTAGGGACCGAATTTGATGCTGATTTTGGCACACAAATTGAATCATACCAGTCTACGGGATTGCCAGGAAATTCACCTATCAAAACTATTCGAGATGGGCTCAAACTATCAAATTCAGAAACAAGCATAGAAACAGCTGTTGAAACTCTGGACGAGCTACACTTCGGTATACTTGACTCAACAGTACGAGACAACCTCCATGACGCAGCACGTGATTACTTACGACAAAACGGAGCTCTTCACCACAATCATGACGCTACAGTCAGGAATGAACTCGCCAAATCTCATTTCCTACTTTTCCTATATAAAGAACTCTCAAAGTACGCGTCAATACAAAACCCCGAAAACCTACACCGAATTAGTTCAATCGCAGCCAGTCATGCTGGTGAGGAAATTCAATACACAAAAATCAGTGATCAAATAGGGGTTGACAGGCGAACAGTCGATAGCTACCTCAATGTCCTCGATGAAGGAATCGCAGTTACAGAATCCCACGACTTTTCACTCAGACGATACCGTCGAACTCGCTTGTATCTCCGTAATCCGCGACATCTCGTACTGCTCTCACAACGACAAGAACACTACGGATTTGAAGACTATGCCCAACAGAACGTTCTCAACCACGAATTCGAATACAAACTCGCCCGTACCGTCGCCTTCGACCACGCAAAACGACTCGCCTACTATGTCGAGGCTTACGACGTCGAATACACCGAAACAGACACTGGCCTCATCGACTACATCTTACACCAAAACGGACAGGTACTGCCATTCATCTTTTCTTATCACCCACACACCGATGCCCCAGAACAAATCGCAACAGAATTCGATCCCAACGTAGGCCAACACACAAAAAGAGACAGCGAGGAGTTACAAGAATTCAATTACGAAGCACCGTACCGATTCATAATCACAGACAGTCTCCCACAGAGTGCCACAGAGAACCAATCACTATACGTCGAACGAGGAGAAATCAATTTGTGCTACCTTCCGTACTGGCTGTTCCTACTCATCAGTTAATCACATCGTTTTGTAGCCACTGTCCCTTGAGATATCTTTACAAAATCCCCCACCTCCAAACGCGATCCACCAATGACTGTCTGAATTGAAATACGAGTCTCATCTCACCGAACACAGACTTATATGATTTCAAACTATATACAGCATTGAGTAATGCCGAATGATCAATCGCTGGAGTTACTTTCACTTCCTTCTCCATCGGTGACACGCTTATCTCAATCTGCAGTCCAGGATACAATCCAGTATTTTGAACCAGACCTTATCACGATTCCAGGTCCACGAGACGCAGCAGCTTACGCACAAGTGCGTGATGCTGCAGATGTTTTTGTGATTCACCCTCAACTCGGTCGCAGTGGCGAACACATCAGTCATTACAGATACAGCACAGACACCGGAGTTCGTGAAGCACCGAACACCACTTCAGACCCTGGAATGATCGATGTACTTGCAGTCCAGAATCTCGATATCCTGCCCCGTCTCCAATCAGAACTCGAAACCAACACCCGAGACACAGGAAGTAGAGCCGCAACATACCTCATACTTCCTCAATTCTCTATTGAATGGAACACGACTAGCCTCTCAACAACACTCCCAGAACAAGATCAACTTACAGCAATCAGTAACTGTCTTCCAGAACCATTCACTGTTCTCGCTGGAGAACAACCAGCAGAGTACAACCATGAGTGGTCAGTACAGTCAACTCAGTCCTCAGACACGCTACCGATTGTTGGATTAGGTGCAGACAATCAAGGCAGTGCTACGGTTGCACAATACAGTTGTACAAGCCGTGGAACAGTCGCTGCAGAAGCTGTTGATGCTTCCAAATTCGGATTAAAAGCCTTGCATGGAGTGGGGGCGTCCACAGCACAACGATTGCAGCAAAAAGAGTGCCGCACGACACAGGATGTTCGAAACCTCTCTATCACAGAACTTGCTGAACTCCCCGGGATAGGACCCACACGAGCTGAGAAAATACACGGTCACGCCGACGTCATCGAATCAGGAGAACCACTCGTCCTCACGAACAAAACACCAATCAAAACACGAGGGAACCAGCCACCAGTTTGTTTAGATATCGAGACCGATGGACTCTCACCGACGATCATCTGGCAATTCGGTGTTTACGATCCGGCCTCGGACACTCACCAAGCATTCATTGAGAAACACAATCCAAAGAACCCAGAAACCGTGCTTGAAGCGTTCATCACCTGGTTCATAGCAAATCACGGAAACAGAACCGTGCTTACGTGGAACGGGTACGGGTTCGATTACCCGAAAATCAAGCAGTTCCTAACCCAATACTGTCCAGAGTACCTTGATGCGTGGGATGACGTTTGGACGTATGACTTGTATAAATGGGCTGTTCGAGATGGGAACGCATTGCTGCCCGGTCGAACGAACAAACTCGATCATGTCGCTCGTGCACTCGGGTACGAGGCTGCAGAGACTGGGTTGACCGGTGCGAAAACAGCCGCCGTGTATCAAGAATTCATGCGTAATCCAGACGATCCCGAGCGGGAACCCGACTGGGAGCGACACAAGCAATACTGTAAAGATGATTGTCAAGCCTTGTGGCACGTTTACCAAGCTATCACAGACGCGAAGCGACGTGACATGACCGACAGCGGCACCGGTGGTGTCGATGGGCAACAAGCTGGACTCACGGACTTCTAATCATGAGCGAACACAACACACCCGACACAGGATCTCAAACCGAAATGACTGGTGACACTCTCCTCGACACATTTCCACGAACCAGTCTCACATCTGAGTCCGATTTCATAGAAACAATACAAATACCAGAAAAACCAGCCGAAACTGTCCCTGCAGGCGATATTCTACGCCCAGAACTCGCCGAACCATACCCATTCGACTTGTTCAGTCACCAAGCAGCAGCACTCAACGCACTCGAAGACAACGACAACGTCACCATCGCAACATCGACTTCCAGCGGTAAAACCCATATTTACGGCTTGCAAATCGCTCGGAATCTGCTTGATGCAGGCGTTCTCAACGCTGACGGGACCAGAGCAACAGAACAAAACGATGCATCAACGGCGCTGTGTGTCTACCCAATGAAGGCGCTGACGAAAGACCAACACGAATCACTCACCGACCTATACGACCAACTTGGATTAGACATTCGTGTGGAAACCTACGACGGTGACACAACCGGCGACCGTCGAGCAATCAGGAACGAAGCAGACGTTATTCTCACCAACTTCGCAGCACTGAACGTGTACCTCGAACACCACGACAAGTGGAGTCGGTTCTACGGTGCCCTCGATCTTGTCGCTATCGACGAATCACACACCTACACCGGTATCGAAGGTATGCACGTCGCATGGATTCTTCGACGCATGAAACGCGTCGCCACCTACTGGGGCGGCAACCCACAGTACACTCTTACCTCCGCTACAATCGGGAACCCGCACGCTCACTCTTTAGAACTGCTTAACGAGTCAGTCACAGTCATTGACGACGATGGGTCACCGCACGGTCCACGAGACATCGTCCTTTGGAACCCACCACCCAGAGACAAAACCCGAGACGCAACCCCAGACGACGCACCATTTACGACTACAGATCAAGACAGTGAAACCGAGGAATCTGACACCGAATTCGTTGCCGAACGTGTCCCAGCAAGCGTCGAAGCCCCGAAAGTATTCAACCACCTCACCTCCAGTGAGATTCGCACCCTCCTGTTTTGTCCAAGCCGAAAACTCACCGAACTCAGTATTCAACGCGCAGACGACCACCGGAAACACAACACTCGTGAGTACGACCTCACCACTAAACCACAACGAGAAGCCTACAACGCCGGGCTCGGCCGCCGAACACGACACTCACGTGAACACCAATTCAAAACAGATGTTCTCACCGGACTCGCAACCACATCAGCGCTCGAACTCGGGATCGATATCGGCGATTTAGACGCTACCGTTCTCATGGGATACCCAGGACAACGACAATCGTTCTGGCAGCGAATTGGTCGCGCAGGCCGCGAAGCCAGTCACAGTCTCTCTGTTCTTGTCGGTGACCATCGTACCCTTGACCAGTACATCATCAACCACCCCGAATACTTACTTGAAAACGACGTCGAAGACGCCGTCGTCGACACGTCAAACAACTCTGTGTTCGCCACACACGTCTTGTGTGCAAGCGACGAAATCGCGCTTACAGAGGATGACTTAGGAACGTTCGCCGAAACAGACCGTCTTCAAGCTGCCGTCCAAATGTGGCGCGAAGCAGGCTACATCGACGGCTACCTTGATGCTGCCGCCCACTACTGTGGTCCAAGCCGACCCCAAACACAAGTTAACCTGTATGGAAACAACGACACAGACTACCGACTCGAATTAGCACCCGATGTCGACCGCGACCATTGGGGACTCCCCGACGACCTTGATTTAGAGCCAGTTGAACAAAATCGAGCTTACCGAGACTACCACGAAGGTGCAGTCCGCCTCCAAAACGGTCAACAGTTCGAAGTCGTGAACGTGGACGAAGAGCGACCTCAACCCGTTATTCAACTCAAACCAGTTGATCACGACTACTACACGCGAACACAAAACAAAGTCAACGTATTAGATGCTGACTCCGAGGAAACACGAGACATCAACGGGTTCACGCTTCACTTCGGCCGGGGAACCGTGCTCGTCCACTATCACTCGTACGACCAAATGTACATCAGCAACAGTGAACCGAAACAACAGATGCTCGCCACTGAGACGCCACCGATCCTCATGGACACCCAACTCTGCTGGGTTGAAGTCCCTGACGACGTCGAAAACGCTCTCGTGCGGAAATACCAAGACTATGGACTCGAAACCGGCGTTGACCCTGATGAAACCGGTATGGCTCACTTAGGATACGTTGCTGGGCTTCACGCTGCAGAACACGCAACCATACAAACCGCCCCACTCGAACTCAGAGTCGACAAAGACGACCTCGGCGGCCTCGCCACACTCGTCATGGATACTCACTACACTCACAACGAGTATGACGAAATCACGGACTCAATCGGTGAGTCATTCGAAGCCGCAAAACACGCCCTCGAACAACGAACCCAAGAATTAGGCGGACGCACCTGTTCAGGCTGGTTCATATACGACGGCGTCGAAGGCGGACTCGGCTTCGCACGCGCCATCTACGACAACTTCGAAGCGCTCTGTGAACGCGCCCGCGACCAACTCGAAAACTGTCAGTGCGGGCAACCAAACGGCTGTCCAGCCTGCACCTTCGACGAAAACTGCGGCAACGACAACAAACCACTCCTCCGCCAATCAGCAGTCGACGTTCTCAATCAGCTCCTTGGTGATGCTGACCGAGAGGACCTCTCAGAGTACCTTCCAGACGACGAGTACGGCGGCAACCGTCGCCCCGTCGTTTTCTACTCGTAATCCCTGTTCAGCTCCTAATTATGACAATTTACTGACCGCCTCTTTCCGTTACAAAGCTTAGAGGATACGAGCATGACAAATTATACCCGATGATTGTCAAATAATATTAAATTTTATTAAATCTAGTAACTAATTCCTTTTTATGCCCACATTGAAAGCTTACGTAAACGACGACGGGTACTATATCAACGCCCGGCCATCGGATGCTGGTAACGTCACCTATCAGGTTGATCCAAGCATCTGGGATTTTCTTGAAAAGATGGACTACTCACACGGATCTGAAATTGAATGGGGTCTAATCAAACCGTTCCGACTCGCAGGCCTCATATACACAGAAGGCGGCGGTGTTGACGACATTGCCGACGAAATCCCTGAACTAGACCCCTCGAAACTGTCTGAGTTATCAGATGATGCTATAGAAACATTGCTAGAATATATTGAATCGAGAGGCGACCTCAGTCCAAGCCTCAAGGAGAAAATCCGAGCATATATTATAGAAAATGGCAGTCACAAATCGACGGACCTGACTGACGAAATTCAGAAAGCTGTCGACTCAACTCTGGGATTCACTTGGAAGAGTCAAAGTGTGACTGTTGACTCCGAAAAAGTACAACATTGGAGGACAACCGATATCAAAATAAAAATCAAGAAGGTCTTCTTTCCGTCAGATTCGGATACCCAGATCACTCATACTATCTCTGTCACA
This sequence is a window from Halohasta litchfieldiae. Protein-coding genes within it:
- a CDS encoding ribonuclease H-like domain-containing protein; this translates as MPNDQSLELLSLPSPSVTRLSQSAVQDTIQYFEPDLITIPGPRDAAAYAQVRDAADVFVIHPQLGRSGEHISHYRYSTDTGVREAPNTTSDPGMIDVLAVQNLDILPRLQSELETNTRDTGSRAATYLILPQFSIEWNTTSLSTTLPEQDQLTAISNCLPEPFTVLAGEQPAEYNHEWSVQSTQSSDTLPIVGLGADNQGSATVAQYSCTSRGTVAAEAVDASKFGLKALHGVGASTAQRLQQKECRTTQDVRNLSITELAELPGIGPTRAEKIHGHADVIESGEPLVLTNKTPIKTRGNQPPVCLDIETDGLSPTIIWQFGVYDPASDTHQAFIEKHNPKNPETVLEAFITWFIANHGNRTVLTWNGYGFDYPKIKQFLTQYCPEYLDAWDDVWTYDLYKWAVRDGNALLPGRTNKLDHVARALGYEAAETGLTGAKTAAVYQEFMRNPDDPEREPDWERHKQYCKDDCQALWHVYQAITDAKRRDMTDSGTGGVDGQQAGLTDF
- a CDS encoding DEAD/DEAH box helicase → MFSHQAAALNALEDNDNVTIATSTSSGKTHIYGLQIARNLLDAGVLNADGTRATEQNDASTALCVYPMKALTKDQHESLTDLYDQLGLDIRVETYDGDTTGDRRAIRNEADVILTNFAALNVYLEHHDKWSRFYGALDLVAIDESHTYTGIEGMHVAWILRRMKRVATYWGGNPQYTLTSATIGNPHAHSLELLNESVTVIDDDGSPHGPRDIVLWNPPPRDKTRDATPDDAPFTTTDQDSETEESDTEFVAERVPASVEAPKVFNHLTSSEIRTLLFCPSRKLTELSIQRADDHRKHNTREYDLTTKPQREAYNAGLGRRTRHSREHQFKTDVLTGLATTSALELGIDIGDLDATVLMGYPGQRQSFWQRIGRAGREASHSLSVLVGDHRTLDQYIINHPEYLLENDVEDAVVDTSNNSVFATHVLCASDEIALTEDDLGTFAETDRLQAAVQMWREAGYIDGYLDAAAHYCGPSRPQTQVNLYGNNDTDYRLELAPDVDRDHWGLPDDLDLEPVEQNRAYRDYHEGAVRLQNGQQFEVVNVDEERPQPVIQLKPVDHDYYTRTQNKVNVLDADSEETRDINGFTLHFGRGTVLVHYHSYDQMYISNSEPKQQMLATETPPILMDTQLCWVEVPDDVENALVRKYQDYGLETGVDPDETGMAHLGYVAGLHAAEHATIQTAPLELRVDKDDLGGLATLVMDTHYTHNEYDEITDSIGESFEAAKHALEQRTQELGGRTCSGWFIYDGVEGGLGFARAIYDNFEALCERARDQLENCQCGQPNGCPACTFDENCGNDNKPLLRQSAVDVLNQLLGDADREDLSEYLPDDEYGGNRRPVVFYS